A window from Candidatus Bathyarchaeota archaeon encodes these proteins:
- a CDS encoding NAD(P)-dependent glycerol-1-phosphate dehydrogenase, with product MNSSYHYMQLPREVIVGRGTLNCIPDVARRLGLHGKALVISGQRSYDLAGQTICSFLEQSGLRVDVVKIKTMNEADLVLIEEQIEDVEPQVLFGVGGGAIIDAAKISSCTQDVPFISVPTTVSHDGIASPLASFKGSDKPYSILAQAPLAIIADTEVIAQAPWRFVVSGCGDIISKFTAVKDWKLAHLEKDEYYGGYAASLALMSAKLVTENAQLIVNREDEGLRVLLEALISCGVAMSIAGSSRPCSGAEHLFSHALDLISPNHAMHGEQCGVGAIFTSFLHGSNWQRIKATLKQIGAPTTAYELGVKDMDVVKALQVAVQIRPERYTILHKLNLNFDACETVARATGIIS from the coding sequence TTGAATTCAAGTTACCATTACATGCAGTTGCCACGCGAAGTCATCGTTGGACGAGGCACCCTTAACTGTATCCCCGACGTTGCACGGCGTCTGGGGCTGCACGGCAAGGCGCTAGTTATTTCGGGGCAGAGAAGCTACGATTTAGCGGGCCAAACCATCTGCAGCTTTTTAGAGCAGTCAGGATTGCGTGTAGATGTGGTCAAGATTAAAACCATGAACGAAGCCGACCTCGTCTTAATTGAAGAACAAATCGAAGACGTGGAACCACAGGTTCTCTTCGGCGTAGGCGGCGGCGCCATAATCGACGCAGCCAAAATCAGCTCCTGCACCCAAGACGTCCCCTTCATAAGCGTCCCCACCACCGTCAGCCACGACGGCATCGCCAGCCCCCTCGCATCCTTTAAAGGCTCAGATAAACCCTACTCCATCCTCGCCCAAGCACCCCTCGCCATCATCGCAGACACAGAGGTCATCGCGCAGGCGCCATGGCGATTTGTGGTCAGCGGTTGCGGAGACATCATATCAAAATTCACCGCCGTCAAAGACTGGAAACTAGCACATCTAGAAAAAGACGAATACTACGGCGGTTACGCAGCCAGCCTTGCATTGATGAGTGCCAAGCTAGTAACAGAAAATGCCCAGTTAATTGTTAACCGAGAGGATGAGGGGTTGCGGGTGCTTTTGGAGGCATTGATTAGTTGCGGTGTTGCCATGAGCATCGCGGGAAGCAGCCGACCCTGCAGCGGAGCAGAACACCTCTTTAGCCACGCGCTTGACCTAATCAGCCCCAACCACGCCATGCACGGCGAACAATGTGGAGTTGGCGCGATTTTCACTTCTTTTCTGCACGGCTCCAATTGGCAACGCATAAAAGCCACTCTCAAACAGATCGGTGCACCCACCACAGCCTACGAATTAGGCGTTAAAGATATGGATGTGGTGAAAGCGTTGCAGGTTGCAGTGCAGATTCGCCCCGAGAGGTACACTATTCTGCATAAATTGAACTTGAATTTTGACGCCTGCGAAACGGTAGCCCGCGCGACAGGCATTATTTCTTAG
- a CDS encoding VOC family protein, translating to MDHTIIHFEIPADNVEKLKTFYEQVFGWKITQTPGPIDYWVIQTVPTDENGMMQRPGVNGGMYKKQIPEGKPINYFAVESIHSFLAKIEKLGGKVTQPTQEVPEVGWIAAAEDPEGNQFALLQPLRVPKK from the coding sequence ATGGACCACACAATAATCCATTTTGAAATCCCAGCCGATAACGTTGAGAAACTCAAAACTTTCTATGAGCAGGTGTTTGGCTGGAAAATAACGCAGACGCCTGGACCGATTGATTATTGGGTCATCCAGACCGTTCCAACGGACGAGAACGGCATGATGCAGCGTCCCGGCGTCAATGGCGGCATGTACAAAAAGCAGATTCCCGAAGGCAAACCTATCAATTATTTCGCGGTTGAATCCATCCATAGCTTCTTAGCAAAGATTGAGAAGCTCGGCGGCAAAGTCACCCAACCTACACAGGAAGTGCCCGAAGTCGGCTGGATAGCTGCGGCAGAGGACCCTGAAGGCAACCAATTCGCCCTGCTCCAACCCCTACGCGTTCCTAAGAAATAA
- a CDS encoding peptidylprolyl isomerase has product MALQKGDFILIDYVAKVKETNEVFDTTKEDVAKKEHLHKEGEIYEPKLVVVGESWVLKALDESLLSMEIEQAQTVEIPADKAFGPRDPEKIRRVPIKQLYAKEINPVIGARIEFQGKQATVRAIGAGRVLLDFNPPLAGRTLIYDVTATKKLDTAEAKIGALIHRRIPVVEESKFKLTLKDQSLTIDMPEDTFYVEGVQIAKRGIAMDIQKFLPELAETSFVETFKSEPKPAAAPVPAPEPVAPVEEAKAKE; this is encoded by the coding sequence ATGGCCCTACAAAAAGGAGATTTCATACTAATCGATTACGTAGCCAAAGTAAAAGAGACAAACGAAGTTTTCGACACTACCAAAGAAGACGTTGCAAAAAAAGAGCACCTTCACAAAGAAGGCGAAATTTATGAACCTAAACTCGTCGTTGTCGGCGAAAGCTGGGTGCTAAAAGCCCTCGACGAATCCCTCCTAAGCATGGAGATAGAACAAGCCCAAACCGTAGAGATACCTGCGGACAAAGCATTTGGTCCACGTGACCCCGAAAAAATCCGCCGCGTCCCAATAAAACAACTCTACGCCAAAGAAATCAACCCCGTTATCGGCGCCCGTATCGAATTCCAAGGCAAACAAGCCACAGTCCGTGCCATAGGCGCAGGCCGCGTGCTACTTGACTTCAACCCACCCCTTGCAGGCAGAACCCTCATCTACGATGTCACCGCAACCAAAAAACTCGACACCGCTGAAGCTAAAATCGGCGCACTTATTCACCGCCGCATCCCCGTAGTGGAAGAATCCAAATTCAAACTAACCCTAAAAGACCAAAGCCTCACCATCGACATGCCTGAAGACACCTTCTACGTAGAAGGCGTCCAAATCGCAAAACGCGGCATCGCAATGGATATCCAGAAATTCCTACCTGAACTCGCTGAAACAAGCTTCGTGGAAACCTTCAAATCTGAACCTAAACCCGCCGCCGCACCTGTCCCAGCCCCTGAACCCGTTGCTCCTGTCGAAGAAGCAAAAGCTAAAGAGTAA
- a CDS encoding ABC transporter ATP-binding protein, translated as MYGATKVLKNVDLTIHEGEFVSIRGKSGAGKTNLFKILGLLQTPTHGTVTYLGQDTQTLKDDQKASLRLHQFGLVFQFFNLLPTLSVMENIELPMALAGVKKPQRRARASELLGYFGLEAVSERSPESLSGGERQRVALIRALVNRPRVLLADEPTSSLDDENSGLVWDMLGRINREEGVTVVATSTDLYEAARLGVTYELRNGVLGKYEG; from the coding sequence ATCTACGGCGCTACCAAAGTATTAAAAAACGTAGACCTAACCATTCACGAAGGCGAATTCGTCTCAATACGCGGCAAATCAGGCGCAGGAAAAACCAACCTCTTCAAAATCCTCGGACTCCTACAAACCCCCACCCATGGCACCGTTACCTACCTCGGACAGGACACCCAGACGCTCAAGGACGACCAAAAAGCCAGTTTGCGGCTGCATCAGTTTGGGCTGGTTTTCCAATTCTTTAACCTCTTGCCCACGCTGTCTGTAATGGAGAACATCGAGTTGCCGATGGCGCTAGCAGGCGTCAAGAAGCCTCAGCGTCGAGCGCGGGCGAGTGAACTTTTGGGGTATTTCGGGTTGGAGGCTGTGTCGGAGCGGTCTCCTGAGAGTTTGAGCGGGGGTGAACGGCAGCGGGTGGCGTTGATTCGGGCATTGGTTAATCGTCCGCGTGTGTTGTTGGCGGATGAGCCGACTTCGAGTTTGGATGATGAGAATTCAGGGTTGGTTTGGGATATGTTGGGGCGGATTAATCGGGAGGAGGGGGTGACAGTGGTGGCGACGTCAACGGATTTGTATGAGGCGGCGCGTTTGGGGGTGACATATGAGTTAAGGAATGGCGTTTTAGGTAAATATGAGGGTTAA
- a CDS encoding FtsX-like permease family protein, with amino-acid sequence MTLIRFRYLKTPRVLSFVVILSLISVLFSITANSFLGFYNGFTNYAGQQTDILAVYSNVGATPFTGTIWLSLINPIVTVDGVLAASPEVIAPVTIEGQSVFVRGVLPDELVKLNSLTMLEGENLTLSDTDSALIGKKLASKLSLKIGDQILAFGVLSSQYVQLTVKGIFESNSALDDEALVPLYVGQWLRGLNYDTVTLIRTKIDPQIVNSNQLTHILSNQTSQPAPTPKSETQRELEALLPLPQANLNLTGKVSVEDSQQFMKSYLDRYGVSKETLLILSVAVLALASGTALCALTLFFKQHSAELETLRALGVSSKNLKLDLVLQLLGWTLVATVIGTLVSAGVMTVFRNLGTLEVLSHALVFEFEPLIVVANFVFLFLLLSLSISRRRFNP; translated from the coding sequence TTGACGCTAATTCGCTTTCGTTACCTCAAAACGCCTCGGGTCCTCAGTTTCGTCGTTATTTTGTCTTTAATATCCGTTCTTTTCTCCATAACCGCCAATAGTTTCTTGGGCTTCTACAATGGATTCACCAACTATGCGGGGCAACAAACCGATATTTTGGCGGTTTATAGCAACGTAGGTGCCACACCATTCACGGGTACGATATGGCTTAGTCTAATCAACCCAATAGTTACCGTAGATGGGGTGCTTGCGGCAAGCCCCGAAGTTATCGCGCCCGTAACTATTGAGGGGCAATCTGTGTTTGTGCGGGGAGTTCTTCCAGATGAGCTCGTTAAACTCAACTCGTTAACGATGTTGGAGGGCGAAAACTTGACGTTGAGTGACACCGACTCTGCCCTTATCGGAAAAAAACTTGCTTCAAAACTCAGCCTCAAAATCGGTGACCAAATACTTGCCTTTGGCGTGTTGTCAAGTCAATACGTGCAACTAACTGTCAAAGGCATTTTCGAGTCTAACTCCGCTTTAGATGATGAAGCTCTGGTGCCGCTTTATGTTGGACAATGGCTGCGGGGTCTTAACTACGACACCGTTACGCTGATACGCACCAAAATTGACCCCCAAATAGTCAACAGTAACCAACTCACCCACATCCTATCTAACCAAACTAGTCAACCTGCACCGACTCCTAAAAGCGAAACCCAACGTGAACTCGAAGCTCTTCTTCCGCTGCCTCAAGCCAACCTCAACCTGACTGGTAAAGTAAGCGTTGAGGATTCTCAGCAGTTCATGAAAAGTTACCTTGACCGTTACGGCGTAAGCAAAGAAACCCTGCTAATTTTGTCCGTGGCTGTTTTAGCGTTGGCGAGTGGAACCGCCCTATGCGCGTTAACCCTATTTTTTAAGCAGCATTCTGCGGAATTGGAAACGTTGCGTGCGCTTGGCGTTTCAAGTAAAAACTTAAAACTGGACCTCGTGCTGCAATTGCTCGGCTGGACTTTAGTTGCAACCGTAATCGGAACTTTAGTCAGCGCGGGGGTGATGACGGTTTTCAGAAACCTCGGTACCCTTGAAGTATTGTCTCACGCTCTTGTTTTTGAGTTTGAACCCCTTATTGTCGTCGCAAACTTTGTTTTTCTTTTCTTGCTGCTCAGCCTAAGCATATCTCGCAGGAGGTTTAATCCATAA
- a CDS encoding ABC transporter permease, whose protein sequence is MRRLILKMLLRKKGTASAIFAIALLIALVASIFSLLNNVAAQTASLTQLANISETYLLVSKTSQGLFDSHVDYAYVIQLQSNPDVAYAVAQQITPAALTSEFANLSVDVRGVDDLEAFLKNNHAYINGSISQNPAETNIGVICSKLAGVNLNGNLTVTVGDHAATFKVVGVIQANKQVDTEIVMPLSSLQALTQNGGSVSFIELSLKNNAAVSNLTRTLPADTKLLQTQQTVTFAQDINNQTVFFITLWSIAIYVVVLAAAYVLTARLIHEAQCELGALRGLGAQKPLIISLLFAYTLIVALVGAALGVALGVVGAQVAATGVRWVWGNMALAPFLEPLQAAAILLPALAAALIGSLYPIFNAARSVVREVPL, encoded by the coding sequence ATGCGACGCTTAATCCTCAAAATGCTTCTTCGGAAAAAAGGCACAGCGTCCGCCATATTCGCCATCGCCTTGCTAATCGCGTTGGTAGCCTCGATTTTTTCCTTACTAAACAATGTCGCCGCCCAAACCGCCTCTTTAACACAGTTGGCGAACATAAGTGAAACCTACCTTTTGGTAAGCAAAACTTCGCAGGGACTCTTTGATAGTCACGTAGATTATGCCTATGTCATCCAGTTGCAAAGCAACCCTGATGTCGCCTATGCAGTTGCCCAACAAATAACCCCTGCAGCCCTCACCTCGGAATTCGCCAACCTAAGCGTAGATGTCCGCGGCGTGGACGATTTAGAGGCATTTCTAAAAAATAACCACGCTTACATCAACGGTTCCATAAGCCAAAATCCAGCGGAGACAAACATTGGCGTTATCTGCTCCAAACTTGCAGGAGTCAACCTGAACGGCAACCTGACCGTAACTGTTGGAGACCATGCGGCGACGTTTAAGGTTGTAGGCGTTATACAAGCCAACAAGCAGGTTGACACAGAAATCGTCATGCCGCTTAGCAGCCTCCAAGCCTTAACCCAAAACGGCGGGTCGGTCTCATTTATAGAATTATCCCTAAAAAACAACGCTGCCGTATCTAACCTTACCCGAACGCTCCCCGCTGACACAAAACTCCTCCAGACCCAGCAGACCGTGACGTTTGCTCAGGACATAAACAACCAAACTGTGTTTTTCATAACCTTGTGGTCAATCGCAATCTATGTTGTAGTTTTGGCTGCTGCGTATGTTTTGACGGCTCGTTTAATCCATGAAGCTCAATGCGAGTTGGGTGCTCTTCGAGGTTTGGGCGCGCAAAAACCTCTGATTATCAGCCTGCTTTTCGCGTACACCTTGATTGTTGCCCTTGTTGGTGCAGCGTTAGGGGTAGCTTTGGGTGTTGTTGGGGCTCAGGTGGCGGCTACGGGTGTGCGTTGGGTTTGGGGTAACATGGCGTTGGCGCCGTTTCTTGAGCCCCTGCAAGCAGCCGCAATTTTGTTGCCTGCCCTTGCCGCAGCGTTGATTGGAAGTCTCTACCCAATTTTTAACGCAGCCCGATCAGTCGTACGGGAGGTGCCCCTTTGA
- a CDS encoding DUF1616 domain-containing protein has product MMPKLFLIGCLLTALTLAAAVVNAQQPTQNTVDKAYQAILDAYHAGADPSSLIDQLNQALNLTNQAQQETDSQKAATLTSQAQTQIQNVTQTAQDLKQAASVPIPVVPLIVVCCLLIVGVVAYFWGPRLILQVWFKLHKKYRVTFQPVEKSKSFVVTLRQICALILAGTVLVAAVTFSEFYFPPSQTEPFTALGLLGPNQKLGDYPSQIVVNQPVKLYIYVDNQMGKPMLYTIPVKVGNNYTQTNPAPVEPIWMFEQVLANNQSWIFPVTINLTQPGDNQRVIFELWFYNETTNQNQYQPQRWAQLWLNVTAVT; this is encoded by the coding sequence ATGATGCCTAAACTGTTTCTGATTGGTTGTTTATTGACGGCTTTGACGTTAGCCGCCGCAGTAGTCAACGCCCAACAACCCACCCAAAACACAGTGGACAAAGCCTACCAAGCTATCCTAGACGCCTATCACGCAGGCGCTGACCCTAGCAGCCTAATCGACCAACTTAACCAAGCACTCAACCTAACGAACCAAGCCCAACAAGAAACCGACTCCCAAAAAGCCGCGACGCTGACAAGCCAAGCCCAAACCCAAATCCAAAACGTAACCCAAACCGCCCAAGACCTAAAACAAGCTGCATCTGTTCCCATCCCCGTTGTTCCCTTGATAGTTGTTTGTTGCCTGCTCATTGTAGGTGTTGTGGCGTATTTTTGGGGTCCACGGCTTATTTTGCAGGTCTGGTTTAAACTTCACAAAAAATACCGTGTCACTTTCCAACCCGTAGAAAAATCGAAATCTTTCGTTGTGACTCTCCGGCAAATCTGCGCTTTAATTTTAGCAGGCACCGTTCTTGTGGCAGCCGTCACGTTTTCCGAATTTTATTTTCCCCCCAGCCAAACTGAACCCTTTACTGCTCTGGGACTTTTGGGCCCAAACCAGAAGCTGGGCGATTATCCTTCCCAAATCGTTGTCAACCAACCCGTTAAACTCTACATCTACGTGGATAACCAAATGGGCAAACCTATGCTCTACACCATACCCGTAAAGGTAGGCAACAACTACACCCAAACCAACCCTGCCCCCGTGGAGCCGATTTGGATGTTTGAGCAGGTTCTTGCAAACAACCAATCTTGGATTTTTCCAGTCACAATAAATTTGACTCAACCCGGCGACAACCAGCGGGTCATTTTTGAACTTTGGTTTTATAACGAAACCACAAACCAAAACCAGTACCAGCCTCAGCGTTGGGCTCAACTCTGGCTAAACGTCACAGCAGTCACCTAA
- a CDS encoding DUF1616 domain-containing protein: protein MNGDLHQIILQTAQKLGQPTLSELIDSITQQKGVKFDDAAQAVYTEWKRGNLNLTTPNPATSFTSYLLSLENSGFWAVTVFLIVTTVVAFTVESSVLLFARYALGSILVFFLCGLMLMMALYPRKDDLGGVERIALSIGFSLVMVTFVGLILNYTPWGLQLGTIIVSLVVISEILAVVWVVRKFRYHMMALRV from the coding sequence ATGAACGGTGACCTACATCAAATAATTCTACAAACTGCCCAAAAACTTGGTCAACCAACATTATCAGAACTAATTGACAGCATTACACAACAGAAAGGCGTAAAATTCGATGACGCCGCCCAAGCAGTGTATACTGAATGGAAAAGAGGCAACCTAAACCTCACAACACCCAACCCAGCCACCTCATTTACAAGCTACCTACTTAGCTTAGAAAACTCGGGATTCTGGGCAGTCACAGTTTTTCTAATTGTAACTACAGTGGTTGCCTTCACGGTTGAATCCTCCGTGCTGCTCTTTGCCCGTTACGCGTTAGGCAGTATTTTGGTTTTTTTCCTGTGTGGGCTTATGCTTATGATGGCGCTTTATCCGCGTAAGGACGATTTAGGTGGAGTGGAGCGGATTGCACTGTCTATTGGGTTTAGTCTAGTAATGGTTACTTTTGTGGGATTGATACTAAACTATACGCCGTGGGGGCTACAGCTGGGAACGATTATCGTCTCGTTGGTTGTGATTTCAGAGATACTGGCGGTGGTGTGGGTTGTTCGGAAATTTAGGTATCATATGATGGCTCTTAGGGTTTAG
- a CDS encoding DUF4350 domain-containing protein translates to MIFGVILLLCVVIWFYPPVGDFNVENPSWNGLTAFSSQTNATPVTSMDKLPAQSQNTALIIIPYSEYTPAELEQIKNYVESGGTLLVMDDYGSGNQILENLGVNIEFVGKPLLDPLFDYQNKQLPIITDFKNTSQTANVSSVVFNHATSLRILANYTILAYSSGFSFIDENNNQEWDNEETVGAQPVAAYTQIGEGYVVAVADPSVLINSMINLNDNQRFITNLVRIQSSNPKIYLDQTHLINSPLSDAKTSLNLIYSAAASPIGIVCVVAALLAVMLYPFYRRNKND, encoded by the coding sequence TTGATTTTCGGGGTTATCCTGTTGCTGTGTGTGGTTATCTGGTTTTATCCACCCGTGGGAGATTTTAATGTAGAGAACCCCTCATGGAACGGCTTAACTGCCTTTAGCAGTCAAACCAACGCCACACCCGTAACGTCAATGGATAAACTGCCCGCCCAGAGCCAAAACACGGCGCTAATCATAATCCCCTACAGCGAATACACCCCCGCTGAACTTGAGCAAATCAAAAATTACGTTGAATCAGGCGGAACACTTCTGGTTATGGATGATTACGGTTCAGGAAACCAGATACTGGAAAACTTGGGCGTGAACATCGAATTTGTTGGTAAACCACTTCTGGATCCCTTGTTTGATTATCAAAACAAACAGTTACCGATAATTACAGATTTTAAAAATACCAGTCAAACCGCCAATGTAAGCAGCGTAGTTTTTAACCACGCCACAAGCCTAAGGATCTTAGCAAATTACACAATCCTTGCCTATTCATCGGGTTTTAGCTTCATCGATGAAAACAACAATCAAGAATGGGACAACGAAGAAACAGTTGGAGCCCAACCAGTGGCGGCTTATACACAAATAGGAGAGGGTTATGTGGTTGCGGTTGCGGACCCAAGCGTGCTGATTAACAGCATGATAAACCTCAACGACAATCAACGATTCATAACCAACCTCGTGCGCATCCAAAGCAGCAACCCCAAAATCTACCTGGACCAAACACACCTAATCAACTCACCGCTAAGCGACGCCAAAACAAGCCTCAACCTGATTTATTCCGCTGCCGCTTCACCAATAGGGATCGTCTGTGTAGTGGCGGCGCTTTTGGCGGTTATGTTATACCCTTTTTACAGGAGGAACAAAAATGATTGA
- a CDS encoding MoxR family ATPase, whose product MIEEKTNNDVANKILSEIAKVVIDKRDIQELLLIALLSEGHILIEGLPGTAKTLLAKTFAQVIGGQYKRIQFTPDMLPADVTGFYLYTPDGKSRLIEGPIFANIVLSDELNRTTPRTQAALIEAMQEKQVTLEGETRFLPRPFMVVASQLPYGSEGTYPLTEVQTDRFMLSVWSDHLDEEYEKQVLQKIDYIEQPDIKPVASLSEIMAVQQQIKKVYVSEEIRQYIISLLSYARVDPDVVAGPSTRASIGLFKTARTLAFLQGRDYVIPDDVKALIEPVFKHRLIVKTEAEMENVTPKTIVERLQKEVPVPKIE is encoded by the coding sequence ATGATTGAAGAGAAAACAAACAACGACGTTGCAAACAAAATTCTAAGTGAAATTGCAAAAGTCGTGATTGACAAAAGAGATATCCAAGAACTCCTTCTAATCGCGCTTCTAAGTGAAGGGCACATCCTTATTGAGGGTCTTCCAGGAACGGCGAAAACTTTGCTTGCGAAAACCTTTGCCCAAGTCATCGGGGGGCAATACAAAAGAATACAATTTACCCCCGACATGTTACCCGCTGACGTTACAGGCTTCTATCTCTACACACCGGACGGAAAAAGCCGCTTAATCGAAGGCCCCATCTTTGCCAACATTGTCTTAAGCGATGAATTAAACCGCACCACTCCACGAACGCAAGCCGCCTTAATCGAGGCCATGCAGGAAAAACAGGTTACATTAGAGGGCGAAACCCGCTTTCTACCTAGGCCCTTTATGGTTGTAGCCAGCCAGTTACCATACGGGTCAGAAGGAACATACCCGTTAACTGAGGTGCAAACGGACCGTTTCATGTTAAGTGTTTGGAGTGACCATTTAGATGAGGAATACGAAAAGCAGGTGCTCCAAAAAATTGACTACATAGAACAGCCAGACATTAAACCCGTGGCATCCTTAAGCGAGATTATGGCAGTTCAGCAGCAAATAAAAAAAGTCTATGTTTCTGAAGAAATCCGCCAATACATCATTTCGTTGCTTAGCTATGCTAGAGTCGACCCTGATGTGGTGGCGGGTCCAAGTACAAGAGCAAGCATTGGACTTTTCAAAACCGCAAGAACCCTCGCGTTTCTGCAGGGCAGAGACTACGTGATTCCAGATGACGTAAAAGCCCTCATAGAACCAGTCTTCAAACATCGCCTAATAGTTAAAACCGAGGCTGAAATGGAGAATGTGACCCCCAAAACCATCGTTGAACGTCTGCAAAAAGAGGTGCCTGTTCCAAAAATCGAATAA
- a CDS encoding DUF58 domain-containing protein, with the protein MASHSFLILKIYFVIVLLGGTLVSPLPLFGLALALLLLQVYTAAKPPQPSANIAITIATLIFAPLTLTMLVGEWAAVLFILPGIELLDLNLQANKTSPSAFSKVPRRATTVSKTLVATLAVAFLAALTLQNITLLLAAFVVLIYLAAILGYSLHKIPLNPLKETNTWNRIIVGNTANNHTKITSKTSLPLTATLTSTEPWVVVEPKKLIFTNQTPEKISLTYTPPLAGPSSLQLQAITLDPRGLLQHNQTLEPLSLHIIPRAKYARWLAEKYLKQTTSGTTTAAILLPRALKTAKQGIEYFGNRLYSPGDRLRDVDWKHTIMLNELITKEFTGAQGQPNIIVADLMVNDAEGADQLAYNMVMAALTSAMAALPAGLAVYNQKKVIAATPPEEPAETLKKTLNITQKIVVQDPPLKLTKPPELVIIKKTIRDLNQTQTQPAQKLAEMMQFEYEAIFNSAKTHPAMQALNRAISKTPPPATLTVVSKFGYDADALIVSLELLKNRGYGNIRVSTD; encoded by the coding sequence ATGGCGTCTCACTCATTTTTAATCCTAAAAATATATTTTGTGATTGTTTTGTTAGGGGGAACACTAGTTTCGCCACTACCCCTATTCGGTTTAGCCCTCGCATTGCTTCTGCTACAGGTATACACTGCAGCTAAACCGCCTCAGCCAAGTGCAAACATAGCTATAACAATCGCAACCCTGATTTTTGCGCCTTTAACATTGACAATGCTTGTTGGCGAATGGGCGGCAGTTCTGTTTATCCTTCCGGGAATTGAACTCTTAGATTTGAACCTGCAAGCCAACAAAACGTCACCGTCGGCTTTCTCAAAAGTCCCCCGAAGAGCCACAACAGTGTCGAAAACACTTGTTGCAACCTTGGCAGTTGCCTTCCTCGCGGCTCTAACCCTTCAAAACATAACGTTGCTTCTCGCCGCGTTTGTGGTATTGATTTATTTAGCGGCAATTTTAGGGTATAGTCTGCATAAGATTCCGCTAAATCCATTAAAGGAGACAAACACCTGGAACCGTATCATAGTCGGCAACACAGCCAACAATCACACAAAGATAACCTCAAAAACCAGCCTGCCACTCACCGCCACTTTAACCTCAACAGAACCGTGGGTTGTAGTGGAACCAAAAAAACTCATATTCACAAACCAAACCCCTGAAAAAATAAGCTTGACCTATACGCCTCCGCTTGCGGGACCCTCAAGCCTGCAGTTACAAGCCATCACCCTTGACCCAAGGGGACTATTACAACATAATCAAACGCTTGAACCACTCAGTCTACACATTATCCCCCGCGCTAAATACGCTCGGTGGCTTGCTGAAAAATACCTCAAACAGACCACTTCCGGAACTACTACAGCGGCAATTCTGCTTCCGCGCGCGTTAAAGACTGCTAAACAGGGGATAGAATACTTTGGCAACCGCCTCTACAGTCCCGGAGATAGACTTCGAGACGTAGATTGGAAACACACTATCATGCTTAATGAATTAATCACTAAGGAGTTCACGGGTGCTCAGGGGCAACCCAACATCATTGTTGCAGATTTGATGGTCAATGATGCCGAAGGCGCAGACCAACTTGCCTACAACATGGTTATGGCAGCATTAACCTCAGCTATGGCAGCGTTGCCTGCAGGACTAGCGGTGTATAACCAAAAAAAAGTTATTGCAGCTACTCCGCCTGAGGAACCAGCGGAAACCCTTAAAAAAACCTTGAATATAACCCAAAAAATTGTAGTCCAAGACCCGCCACTGAAACTAACTAAACCCCCCGAACTGGTTATAATAAAAAAAACAATTCGAGACCTAAACCAAACCCAAACGCAACCCGCCCAGAAACTCGCAGAAATGATGCAATTCGAGTATGAAGCCATCTTCAACTCGGCAAAAACACATCCAGCTATGCAAGCGCTTAACCGAGCCATTAGCAAGACACCACCACCCGCTACTTTGACGGTTGTATCCAAGTTCGGGTATGATGCGGATGCGTTGATAGTATCCTTGGAATTACTAAAAAATAGAGGGTATGGTAACATCCGCGTTTCTACAGATTAG